A genomic region of Nymphaea colorata isolate Beijing-Zhang1983 chromosome 2, ASM883128v2, whole genome shotgun sequence contains the following coding sequences:
- the LOC116247772 gene encoding respiratory burst oxidase homolog protein C — translation MGLDDGKGAAGHSFEVESTGGERVGFSGPLSKRSSKKSARFNIPGETSSMAGDDAYVEITLDVRDDTVAVHSVKTAGQDEEDPEITLLAKNLEKKSSFGSNIVRSASNRIRQVSQELKRLASVTSSPAGAKLDRSKSATAGALISLKFISKADGGAGWPAVEKRFKELSIEGVLPRSLFGQCIGMKESKEFAIALYDALARRKNIVAPFLTKDELRDFWEQISDQSFDARLQTFFDMVDKNSDGRITEAEVKEIITLSASANKLSKIKEQAEEYAALIMEELDPNNLGYVEVYNLETLLLQGPSQSVAPMSNSRNLSQMLSQKLRPTRESNPIKRWYSQIKYFLEDNWQRSWVTLLWFGIMCGLFTWKFIQYRHRAVYHVMGYCVCVAKGGAETLKFNMALILLPVCRNTITWLRNRTKLGVAVPFDDNLNFHKVIATGVVVGTGLHVISHLTCDFPRLLHATPQEYEPMKRFFGEKQPPNYWWFVKGTEGWTGVVMVVLMAIAFTLATPWFRRNRLNVPKPFKKLTGFNAFWYSHHLFIIVYALLILHGYQLYLTHDWYKKTTWMYLAIPMLLYACERLTRALRSGVKPVTILKVAVYPGNVLTLQMSKPNGFKYKSGQYMFVNCAAVSPFEWHPFSITSAPSDDYVSVHIRTLGDWTSELKAVFSEVCQPPDSGKSGLLRADYRRDGGNPSFPRVLIDGPYGAPAQDYKKYEVVLLVGLGIGATPFISIVKDIINNIKARDEEDEEMERGDGGGKPRRRSTFMTSRAYFYWVTREQGSFDWFKGVMNEVAESDQNGVIELHNYCTSVYEEGDARSALIAMLQQLNHAKNGVDVVSGTRVKTHFAKPNWRSVFKRITLNHRDSRVGVFYCGAPAPTKELRQLSHDFSRKTSTKFDFHKENF, via the exons ATGGGGTTGGACGACGGGAAGGGTGCAGCCGGCCACAGCTTTGAGGTTGAGAGCACGGGCGGCGAGCGGGTGGGGTTCAGCGGTCCGCTGAGCAAGAGGAGCAGCAAGAAGAGCGCTCGCTTCAACATCCCCGGCGAGACGAGCAGCATGGCCGGTGACGATGCCTACGTCGAGATCACCCTCGACGTCCGAGATGACACGGTCGCCGTCCACAGCGTGAAGACGGCGGGCCAGGACGAGGAGGATCCGGAGATCACCCTCCTTGCTAAGAATCTCGAGAAGAAGTCGTCCTTCGGCTCGAATATTGTCCGGTCGGCCTCCAACCGGATACGGCAGGTATCTCAGGAGCTGAAACGTCTCGCCTCCGTCACATCGAGCCCCGCTGGCGCCAAACTCGACCGGTCTAAGTCGGCCACAGCCGGCGCCCTCATCAGTCTCAAGTTCATCAGCAAGGCCGACGGCGGCGCTGGCTGGCCTGCAGTCGAGAAGCGCTTCAAGGAGCTTTCCATCGAGGGCGTTCTTCCCCGATCTCTATTCGGCCAGTGCATCG GGATGAAGGAATCGAAAGAGTTTGCCATCGCCTTGTACGATGCTTTAGCTCGGCGGAAGAACATCGTAGCCCCTTTCCTAACCAAGGATGAGCTTCGTGACTTCTGGGAGCAAATCTCCGATCAGAGCTTCGACGCAAGGCTTCAGACCTTCTTCGATAT GGTCGACAAGAACTCAGACGGTCGGATTACTGAGGCAGAGGTTAAGGAG ATCATCACTCTTAGCGCGTCGGCAAACAAGCTATCCAAGATTAAGGAGCAAGCTGAAGAGTATGCGGCTCTTATAATGGAAGAATTGGACCCCAACAATCTCGGTTACGTGGAG GTTTACAATCTGGAAACGCTGCTGCTGCAAGGACCGAGCCAATCGGTGGCGCCGATGTCGAACAGCCGGAACTTAAGCCAGATGCTGAGCCAGAAACTGAGGCCCACCAGAGAGAGCAACCCCATCAAGAGGTGGTACAGTCAAATCAAATATTTCTTGGAGGACAACTGGCAAAGGTCGTGGGTTACTTTGCTCTGGTTCGGCATAATGTGTGGCCTCTTCACCTGGAAGTTCATCCAGTACCGGCACAGAGCCGTGTACCATGTCATGGGCTACTGCGTCTGCGTCGCAAAGGGCGGTGCAGAGACACTCAAGTTCAACATGGCTTTGATCCTTCTCCCTGTCTGCCGGAATACAATCACATGGCTGAGGAACAGGACCAAACTGGGAGTCGCCGTCCCGTTTGACGACAACCTGAATTTTCACAAG GTCATTGCTACGGGTGTGGTAGTGGGAACAGGACTGCACGTGATATCCCATTTGACGTGCGATTTCCCCCGCCTCCTACATGCTACTCCCCAAGAGTACGAGCCCATGAAGCGGTTCTTCGGCGAAAAGCAGCCCCCAAACTACTGGTGGTTTGTGAAGGGTACTGAAGGGTGGACTGGTGTGGTAATGGTGGTCCTGATGGCCATCGCCTTCACCCTTGCTACCCCTTGGTTCAGGAGAAACAGGCTGAACGTCCCCAAACCTTTCAAAAAGCTGACTGGTTTCAATGCCTTCTGGTACTCCCACCATCTTTTTATCATCGTTTATGCTCTGCTCATCCTCCATGGTTACCAACTCTACTTGACCCACGACTGGTACAAGAAGACG ACATGGATGTATCTTGCAATCCCCATGTTGCTGTATGCGTGCGAGCGCCTGACCAGGGCACTCAGGTCTGGGGTAAAACCAGTTACAATCCTCAAG GTCGCTGTGTACCCTGGAAATGTTCTGACTCTGCAGATGTCGAAACCAAATGGCTTCAAATACAAGAGTGGGCAATACATGTTTGTTAATTGCGCAGCCGTCTCGCCATTTGAATG GCATCCTTTCTCCATTACCTCTGCTCCAAGTGATGATTACGTGAGCGTCCACATCAGAACACTAGGAGATTGGACTAGCGAACTCAAGGCCGTCTTTTCCGAG GTGTGCCAACCACCAGATAGTGGCAAAAGTGGCCTTCTTCGGGCTGACTACCGTCGTGATGGCGGCAACCCAAG CTTTCCAAGAGTGTTAATCGATGGACCTTACGGAGCACCAGCTCAAGACTACAAGAAATATGAAGTTGTGCTGCTTGTGGGGTTGGGGATTGGAGCGACGCCCTTCATCAGCATTGTTAAGGACATAATTAACAACATAAAGGctagagatgaagaagatgaggagaTGGAGAGGGGTGACGGAGGCGGCAAGCCCCGGAGGAGGTCGACGTTCATGACGTCGAGGGCCTATTTCTACTGGGTGACGAGGGAGCAGGGCTCATTTGACTGGTTCAAGGGCGTGATGAACGAGGTGGCGGAGTCGGACCAGAACGGGGTGATCGAACTCCACAACTACTGCACCAGTGTCTACGAGGAAGGCGACGCGAGGTCCGCGCTCATTGCGATGCTTCAGCAACTCAACCACGCCAAGAACGGCGTGGACGTAGTGTCCGGCACCCGCGTCAAGACGCACTTCGCGAAGCCCAACTGGCGCAGCGTCTTCAAGCGCATCACTCTCAATCACAGGGATTCTAGAGTTG GGGTTTTCTATTGTGGGGCTCCGGCGCCTACCAAGGAGCTGAGGCAGCTGTCTCACGATTTCTCAAGGAAAACGAGCACCAAGTTCGACTTCCACAAGGAGAACTTTTGA